A part of Coriobacteriia bacterium genomic DNA contains:
- a CDS encoding ferredoxin-thioredoxin reductase catalytic domain-containing protein, translating to MTLDQPSDADRAVAKPETLAKMQKFVENFAQKSGTFLHPQPEITEFLVIGLAKNVDEVGKPLCPCMFFEDKQEEIEKKFWICPCE from the coding sequence GTGACGCTCGACCAGCCGTCAGACGCAGACCGCGCCGTCGCGAAGCCGGAGACGCTCGCCAAGATGCAGAAGTTCGTGGAGAACTTCGCACAGAAGTCAGGCACGTTCCTCCACCCCCAGCCCGAGATCACGGAGTTCCTCGTGATCGGCCTCGCCAAGAACGTGGACGAGGTCGGGAAGCCGCTCTGCCCCTGCATGTTCTTCGAGGACAAGCAGGAGGAAATCGAAAAGAAGTTCTGGATCTGTCCCTGCGAG